A window of Bufo gargarizans isolate SCDJY-AF-19 chromosome 9, ASM1485885v1, whole genome shotgun sequence contains these coding sequences:
- the LOC122946504 gene encoding 3-galactosyl-N-acetylglucosaminide 4-alpha-L-fucosyltransferase FUT3-like, protein MILASVNYKHLNILVLFLFLFILLFVWKRASITSGVSTNIQKLICQGKENQNETAVKSPTPPKKHEEDIIVLIWKWPWGYQSPLDKCPEYGIFGCKLTVDRSLYGVADAVLIHHADIMHHKNSLPQEPKPNFQRWIWYNMETPQNIQNLKMLDNLFNMTMTFRRDSDIHCPYGQMEPLKKRGQNFTIPKKSKLVSWAVSNWYSGAPRIAYYEELKNHITIDVYGAKHKKLSWDDFFATISQYKFYLAFENSVYKDYITEKLWSNAFGSWAVPVVLGTSRKNYERFVPGDAFIHVDDFTSPKELAAYLLELDKDDEKYRKFFNWRFQYRVAFSRGPSYSYCKICAIIRESPVYQVLHSVEKWFLEDV, encoded by the coding sequence ATGATCTTGGCTTCAGTCAACTACAAACATCTAAATATATTGGTCCTCTTTCTTTTCCTGttcattttattatttgtatGGAAACGTGCAAGTATCACCTCTGGGGTGTCAACAAATATTCAAAAGTTGATTTGTCAAGGAAAAGAGAACCAAAATGAGACAGCAGTTAAAAGCCCAACGCCCCCAAAGAAACACGAGGAGGACATTATTGTCCTCATTTGGAAGTGGCCCTGGGGATATCAATCTCCTTTAGATAAGTGTCCTGAATATGGTATATTTGGATGCAAGTTGACAGTAGATAGAAGTCTATATGGTGTTGCCGATGCTGTCCTTATTCATCACGCAGATATTATGCATCACAAAAACTCTTTGCCCCAAGAGCCAAAACCTAATTTTCAGCGTTGGATCTGGTACAATATGGAAACACCACAGAATATCCAGAACTTGAAAATGTTAGATAACCTATTCAACATGACCATGACCTTCCGGCGCGATTCAGATATACATTGTCCATATGGTCAGATGGAGCCATTAAAAAAGAGAGGGCAAAACTTTACCATTCCCAAAAAATCCAAGCTGGTCTCTTGGGCCGTCAGTAACTGGTACTCTGGTGCCCCCCGCATTGCATATTATGAGGAGCTAAAGAATCACATCACTATTGATGTATATGGAGCAAAGCACAAGAAACTAAGCTGGGATGATTTCTTTGCCACCATATCTCAGTACAAGTTCTACCTCGCCTTTGAGAATTCAGTCTACAAGGATTATATCACCGAGAAGTTGTGGTCCAATGCTTTTGGATCATGGGCGGTTCCAGTTGTGTTGGGAACATCTCGGAAGAACTATGAACGTTTTGTCCCTGGAGATGCCTTCATTCACGTCGATGATTTCACAAGTCCTAAGGAATTGGCTGCCTATCTTCTAGAGTTGGACAAGGACGATGAGAAGTATAGGAAGTTTTTTAACTGGAGATTTCAATATCGTGTTGCTTTTAGTAGAGGACCATCATATAGCTACTGCAAAATATGTGCAATCATCAGAGAAAGTCCCGTTTACCAGGTCCTTCACAGTGTGGAAAAGTGGTTTCTGGAAGATGTGTAA